The following nucleotide sequence is from Callithrix jacchus isolate 240 chromosome 12, calJac240_pri, whole genome shotgun sequence.
ATCTAAGTCTAATTTGCCTAATTTGCCCaaccattttattgttttttgttttctcattttttttttttttgagacagagtcttgctctgttgcccaagctgtaatggactggtgtgatctccgctcactgcaaacttcacctcccaggttcaagtgattctcttacctcagcctctcaaatagctgggattacaggtgcctgccatcacacccagctaatttttatttttagtagagatgggcttttgccatgttggccaggctggttttgaactcccgacctctcaagtgatctgcctgcctcagcctcccaaagtgttgggattacagacatgagccactgtgtctggcctccattttattattttaatgtaagttAATTTATAGTATCTTCTCTTTTGGCTTATCCATGCAAGATGCTCTCTTTAGTGTGAATCTTTCTCTTGAAACCAGGGTTTGTTTTCATAGGTTGAAAAGGAAACTACAATTAAAACTTCTTTCTCTAGAATTTGCTATGAGGTTATTTTAGTTATATAGTAAAGCTGTATTATTTCAAACTTCTATCATAAGTAGATTGGTGGGTTTTGTTGGGAATGGAATAAATTGAGGACACAGGACTGCTatttacagtgttttttttttccaagttttagAGATATGAAATATAAAGTTTCTGACTTAAGTATTTGGTCAGTAGGTTGGTATTTTGGTTCCAGAAATATTACTGGCATGTCTCTCCTGATCTAAGCATGTTCTTAAGATTTCTGTTTTACTTCATCTATCAAGTATACTTtgaagtttttttgatcttcagaAGAAGAATTTAACTCTCCTGGGTGTCTAGCCAAGTGCTACATACTCTTATCAGAGTAATTTACCTAGAGGTAACTGAAATGAAGAGGAAATATTTTGTGTCTTATTACACTGAGGTTTGTTATGCAGGTCCTCTGTATATATCCATACCTATGCATTAGATGTGTGTATCTAGAAATAACTTACCTTACACACGCCTGCATTCCTCTTTATTTACTCCACCTTTACCACAAAGCCTTTCCAGTTACTCCTTGAATAAActaccttttctctttctgttccctctgcctgggacaCTCTTCCCCAGATATCTTCATGCTTTCCTCCCTACCTcattcagatttttatttaaatgccaCTTTCTtgggggagtgggggagaggGCAGAATGGGGACTCCTTGACTACTTTGTCTAAAATTATAGAcaatttctgttcctttctccTGTTTTACCCCCTCCTCATCACATATATGTGAAAGTGGCATTTAAATGAAAACCTGCATCGCCATCATGTGGCCTTTTAGATTATTACTCCTTGAGTCTTCAACTaacatgtatttttgtttctcataCTTAAGTGGTGTTTggttcctttaaaagaaaaataaaataaaataaaattggtctggcgcagtggctcatgcctataatctcagcacttcgggaggctgagaagagtagatcacctgaggtcaggagttcgagaccatctgggccaacatggtgaaacctcatctctactaaaaatacaaaaaaaaaattagccaggcatggtggtgcatgcctgtaatcccagctacgcgggaggctgaggcaggataattgctggaacctgggaggtggaggttgcagtgagctgagattgcgccattgcactccagactgggtgacagagtgggactccatctcaaaaaaaaaaaatttggccaggttcggtagctcacgcctataatcccagcactttgggaggccgatgtgggcggatcacctgaggtcaggagttcgacaccagcctgactaacagtgtgaaaccccatctctactgaaaatacaaaattagcctgacgtggtggtgcatgcctgtaatcccagctacttgggttgctgaggcaggagaattgcttgaacctggaaggtggaagttgcagtgaactgagattgcaccatttcactccagcctgggcaacaagagcgaaactctgtctcaaaaaaagaaaaaaaaatgtcatgacCATTCAGTGTTGGCTGATGTCTGAGTAAGAACCTCACTGGGGATGGCAGTGGAGCTGGATAACAGAGTGACTATTGCAGCCTGTTTTAAGATAGGCCATGAATCCTAGCAATCTTCTCAACTGTACTAAGTTCACTGATTATTTTTCGcaacttttattatgaaaaatgtcaaacatacagaaaagttgaaagcaagtACATTGAGCAATCATATATCTACCACTAAGGTTCAACAATAAGACAAGactctttaaataaaaagtcaaattacTACAGTGAAAATAGCCACCCACAGAGCTTTACATTATTGAAGATATAATATAGAATGGATATACAATAACTCCCCACTTGACAAATGGACTCTTAAGCCATACAAAGAGGACTACTGTTCCCTAATGGATGAGGAGAGAAAAGTGTCTAGTAAAGTGGCTGAAGGCTCCTGGTCTAAGTCTTTGATTTCAGAGACTGCTTCTGTCTTCCTAATTCATTTGCTAATTCTACAGCAAATTAACAGACACTGAAAATCCTTTAAGTGCCATACCTGGAAGCTTTGATCAAGAGTTTGTAGGGTACTAGTAGAAAGTGCCTAGCAAAGCTTAGAGAAACTCTCTAGACTTTAGTAAGCGTTACCACATATCTTTCTGGGTATGGGACTCAATGTCTTTAAAGGAtggaaatttgttttttgttttttgtttttttgagatggagccttgctctgttgcccaggctggagtgcagagtgcaatggtgtgatttttgctcactgcaacctctgcctttccagttcaggcaattcttttgcctcagcctcccaagtagctgggattacaggagcatgccaccaagcccagctaatttttgtattttgaatagagatggggtttcaccatgttggccaggctggtcttgaacctctgacctactgatccgcccacctcggcctcccaaagtgctgggattacaggcataagccagcgcACCTGCCAAAGGATAGAAATTCTTACCAGAAAGCAGATGCCCTGATAGACACCCAAAACTTCAAGTTCTTTATGTACTCTTCATTGTGGAACTAGAGGTCTGGAAAGAGTGGCTGCTATAAAAGGAAACACTATGTTATATTTTCAGATtgaaattaaacaattttatCTATGCAAAATAGATCATTTTAAGAGCTACAGTGTTGTTCTCCAAATAGTAATCAGAAATCTATATTCCATTCTTGAAAAAATGAGCTTGTTTGCTGATACTGTTACAGGTTTTTCACAGTTCAGATTACTATGAGCTCTGGATTTATAGCGGGTCCTCTGGTGTGAAAAGGTTACAATCCCTGCCACACAAaacctctgtcttcacatgactTCATTCTCTGTGtttatctgtgtgtctgttcCTTCTGATAGGGATGctagtcattggatttagggctcacCCTACTCCAGTGtggcctcattttaactaatTGCATCTGTAaagaccccattttttttttttaaatgagacagagtctcactctattgcctatgctaaagtgcagtggcacaatcttggctcactgcaacctctgcctcctgatttcaagtgatcctcctacctcagccttccaagtagttgggactacaggtgcatgccaccacacctggctaatttttgtatttttagtagagacaaggtttcaccattttagccaggcggatcctggcctcaagtgatctgcccacctcggcctcccaaagtgctgggtttacactTTGGGAGTGCCCAGCCCAAAAACCCCATATCTGAATAAGGTAATATTCTGAGGTTTCAAGTggatgtgaattttgggggacattaTTCAACTTAGACCCTAAGTATGAAACCCTTATACAAACAGATGAATTACCCCAGCTTGgagtttttaattgggttataAAAGATCATATAAGGGATGAAAGTTGGTGGTAAAGAGAGAAGGTAGCTGTTTAAGTTCGATCCCTTAAAGAAGACACTGAGATGATGTTAGGAGTGCAAatggttagccaggctggtcttgaactcctgacctcaggtgatctacctgcctcagcatctcagagtgctgggattacaggtttgagccactgtgcccagccaactgaACAGAGCTCTTGAAGGGGGGTTCGGAGCAGTTCATCTCATGTGTGTTACAAAAGGTGTTTTAGTTTATAGAGAATGACATGTACATGTACACAAAGCAAGTTGTGTactggaaaaagcaaacaaatgaacaTAATCCCACATAAACTATGACGGTGTCATGTTATATATTCTGAAGGCATGTAACATAGAATGGTTGCCCAGAATTAATCTATGAGCCATAGAGTTTTTGTTGGGAAAGAATACATCACTTGGACTCCCTTGCccattttaagattttgtttttttattttactgttcattttctttcatctttcccaTTAAGGCTCTGGAGAAAAATCAGCAGTGGCTTGTGTATGATCAGCAGCGAGAAGTCTATGTAAGAGGACTTTCAGCAAAGATCTTAGAGTTGGAAAAGAAAGCGGAAACAGCTGCTCATTCACTCCCACAGCCAACAAAAAAGCCTGAATCAGAAGGTGCTGACTggtataaaaatgttcttttgggATAGGCCTGACATTTTCCGAAAGGAGTGATTCatcacatttagatttttatagatatgtgttagaaagtaaaataagagCAAGTCTTGTAGCCCTGAAGTAAGAAATACCATTTTTGCAAGTTTTATTTCCTAATGTTTTCAGATCAAAAGAAAGCAGACACAGGCTAACAGGCGATGTTTAGTGGTTCTGAAGCCACATTCAGTTTTCTCTACCCATGAATGCCCTTCCCCTTCTTCAAAGTCCTtctccagcttctgcctccccGAGAGTTGGCCTTGTCACCAATTCTCTTTTCACTTTGCTTCCCTTCAGCACGTATTCATATCAACCCCAGGAGAAAGAATGCCTTTTATAGATGATCCTTAAATCATGTGAACTTCAGTAGAGAATTGAGATGAACTTTCTTATTCACGATGCTCTCTTTCTGCCCAGTGCTTTGCAGTCTCCCTTACATAGATCTCAGTGGAGTTTCACAGCAGCCCTAGGAGGCGGGCAGGAAAGGTCAATAttctcatcttacagatgaagaaataggtTTAGCAATTCTAGATGACatgctcaggaaaaaaataaagagagaaactccatgcAAAGCTCTCCTTAAAAACCCTTGAATTTTATAGAGAAGcctaaagaaaagagaacaaaactcATAAGACTGGAGAatcatatttgaatatttaaaacaaagctaATGCTAAAAAGAAACCGTAAATGTCTCTGGAGGCACTTCAAAGCTGTCAGCCCTAATGGCACAAAGTTACTTCTATAAACTATGTGTTTACATAAAAGCAGGATTTTAATTACAGGCTaagtctaatttcttttcttgtgtgatacagttctctctctctctttgtgggCCTATATTTTACTAAAGTAATATAAGCATTTGTTAGAATAATAGTTAATAGTCTTGCCCTATCTTTCCCATCCCAATCCCCGTTTTTTTTGTCTCATCAGGGCAGCtgctcttaatatttttatttttaattttgataattatCCCCATATATAAATAATGAGCTTGTATTCCTATTTGTTGATTGAACTTCTTTTGACTTTTACTCCATACAGAATAGATGTTACTGTTTTTAGTTCTTCTGTGAGTTTTATAACTTCAAATAATATGCCTGCTGCATTTTCATCAAGTATCAACCATAGTCCCTATCTCTCAACTCCTCATGTTGTAAAATGAGGAAGTAGTGTGGTTCCTTTAGATGTTTGATGTTTCACTTTTcaggaatattatttattttataaaatgagttatgcAATAATGTTGTTTGTCGTAGATTATCTTCAAGGAGAGAAGCAAAAACGTTACAATGATCTCTTGGCGAGTGCAAAAAAAGATCTTGAGGTGGAACGACAAACCGTAACTCAGCTGAATTTTGAACTGAGTGAATTTcgaagaaaatacaaagaaacccAAAAAGAAGTTCAAGATTTAAATCAGCTGTTATATTCACAAAGAAAGGCAGATGTGCAACACCTGGAAGATGATAGGCATAAAACAGAGAAGATACAAAGACTCAAGGAAGAGAGTGAAATTGCTCGGCGAAaacttgaagaagaaaagaagagatccGAAGAGCTCTTATCCCAGGTAGGCTTGACCAGATCCATAATTCAGAGTGTTCACTGAACACTGACTAGGTGTTGGGGACTATTTCACCACTAGAGAACTAACGAGGGACAAAACAAGTTCTGCCCCTTCATGGGAGTTTACATTCCAGAAGAGAAACAGACCATAAACAATAAGcaagcaaggaaacaaaagaaagtgCAACAGCGTGACATGACAGAGGGAAACTGGGTGCCACTGGAGGCCTCTCTGTGGAGGTGGCATTTGGACAAAGACCTGATGGTGAGAAGGACCCAGTGAGGTGGGCGACTTTTCCTCACAGTGAAGGAAATTGTACATTCAAAGGTTCTGAGTGAGGAGGAGGTCAGTATATGTGAGAAGCCAAAAGAAGATGTGAAGTAACGAGAGGAATCAAGGCTGAGGCAtcaatgcgccactgcactccagcctgggcgacagagagagactctgtctcaaaaaaaaagttgcaattgCTAAGTTAGAATTATTGGAATTGAATAGTACTTGGATggaactcttctttttttctttattttggggacagagtctcctctgtcatgcagtggcacaatctcagctcactgcaacctctgcctcccgggttcaagcgattctcctatctcagcctcccaagtagttgggactacaggcgcctgccaccacacccagttaatctttgtatttttaatagagatggggtttcactgtgttggccaggctggtcttgaactcctgactttaagtgatccacctgcctcagcctgggattacaggtacaagccagcatgcccagcctgcCATCTTAGTCTTTACCACTCTCACTTCTGTCTACATGACAGTGATACTGGGAAGAGATTAAGCACACTGATTAAATTTTGCTCCAACTCTGTGGCTGAGGGCACAGCACTGCCTCCTGTGTTAACCTACTCAGAAGTGTCATAACCTCCAGGAAAGGGGACATGGCCACTGCAAAGTTCAATGCTGTTTATCAGTGTTCAGTCTCTGTGCCTTGGGGAACTCTCAGCAAGGGTGGTATACTGCTTAGCTGCCGGCATAGATAACCATCAGATGGCCAGCTGGAATGATTCACCCCCGACCAGCAGGTGTTGTCCTGGCTAGAGATGTGAGACTTGCAGTGTGAGCTTTTCGTGCATGCCAGGTCAAGCTGGGAAAGGTTGGATGTGACAACACTGGTTCTCTTTACATCCTACAGGTCCAGTTTCTTTACACGTCTCTGCTAAAGCAGCAAGAAGAACAAGCAAGGGTAGCTCTGTTGGAACAACAGGTACTCATTGGGGTTGCGTCTAAATTCAATCCTGCCTGTTAGAAAATgctgttttttctcattttgtgctGTTCTATGGAGAACCGTTTGAAAGTTATGAAAAGTATCTTTAAAAGACTTCAGTGAAAGTCTTTTTTCTTcaatgaaaaaaagatatttcaagaGACTCTGCTAGCCACTTACTCCCGTTACTGTCCTTAGGCTAAACAGAGTCTTGAGGTGCGACAGCAGTTTTCTTGACAGGTAGATGTTGGCCTTGGCAAATTTTGCTCTTCCTCAGTGGCTGTAGTTTCTAGCCTAACAATATATCCTAACTGGGGTTATGTTATAACTTCAGGCAGAACTCAGAGACACCATTTAGTCTCAGAATGTATTATAAATGGTATAAAGCAGAGAATATTACCATATTCCAAACCAGGTAATAGCTacctctttcccttctccttctcccccgCCAAAAAAGGGGAATAGGGAGGAGTAATTCTAATCAACAGCTTCTTAAGGTGCTCTGCACTCACCTACACCTCAGCATTGACTTTGCTCCTGGGATAAACCAAATCCTCAGCCATAAGCTGCTTCATTTATCAACGTTTCTTGGTATTCCAATGAATTCTTGCTATTTGGTACAAtgaatcttttcttttgttattaaaaaaatgtgatcATCCAGTCAAAAGAACTAGACAGTATATATCAGCTGTAATTGTCTTGTCCTGGGCCTTTTCCAGATGCAGGCATGTACTTTAGACTTCGAAAATGAAAAACTTGACCGTCAACATATGCAGCATCAATTGCATATCATTCTTAAGGAGCTCCGAAaagcaaaaaatcaaataacacaGTTGGAATCCTTGGTGAGTTTGGAATGATTAAACTAAAATTTATCTTCCTCTTTCTGCCATCTTCCCATTTACGTACCAAATCAGTTCCTAACTTAGGAGGATACAGCTTAAAGAACAGCTAGCTGTATCTCTAATCAGTAGGCAGAGCCCCTGCCTCATTTGAAGTAACTGCCCTTTGAGCATCAATTCAGAGGACCAGAGAGAGGGACATGATCACATCTGGAATCATTCCCCCAACCTACCCCAGCTGCTGTGATTCTAGAGGCACTAAATAGTGCCTGAGCTGGGGGCGAATGGGTAGAATAGAGGGTAGTTACAGACTCCTGAACTAAAATTGTAtttatctattaaaaaagaaagaacgaaagaaaaaTGCAGTTTTTAGGAATAATGGACTATTACTGTTAATATGCTTTTTAGATGTATTATGAGGTTTGTGTGACTCATTCTGAAAacataatcttttaaaacataaaccttttaaataatgttatttcTCTGATGAAATGGTTTTTCACTTGCGTATTTTCACCTTACTAATAAGCTTTCGGACCATACTTGTTGGGGGTCTGCATTTGTATACATGCCTGTCCCActagtacatattttaaatttcattctagTACTGTACAGTACTGGTTAAATGTTACATATATGATTTCTCAGTTTTCAAAGAAGGgacaaaatggtaaaaataaaaatcatttgtaatatttatgaataaaaataagaaaatatatttttggctcTGTTCTTAAGTATTTTACCCATTTCTAAtacttgaaattaaaatttataattcatttttgttaCTGACCATTCAAAGCATAGGGATCAGAGGATATGCAAAAGAATTTGTAATTTTCCTATGCTTTGTTCTTGCTGTCCACCCTCTTTACTGTGCTGTAAAATATTGTTTCAACTACTCCaagttcttagaaaaaaaaacatgaaaaaggaaaatctcAAAGGTATTATACAATGTCTTAGTCATTTCTGTGTATAAGCTGTTTGAGCTGCTAAAGTTCTTTGCTGCctttaatttccatgtagtaCTTTATTGCTGAGGTTCCATCTGATTTACAAAACTAGCAAATTTAGTCAGCTTTGCATATAGGCTTACCTAATATTTGGCTTTGTGTCCTAATAAAACACATTCATCTACACACCCAACTCCAATACTTCTGGGTAATTCCAGTAATTACAGTAGTTATCTGGAGAAATTCACAACCACCTCATATAATGCCCCTATAATACTGATGagcagaaattcaaaagaaaatctgTCTACAGCTAGAGTACCTATGGAACAGTTAACATTACTAaacaagctgggtgcagtggcttatgcctttaatcccagcactgagggaggctgaggtgggcagatcacttgagcttaggagtttgaggccaacctgggcaacatagaattgttttttgtagaattttctatttctacaaaaaaatagaaaaagttagctgggagtagtgacatgtgcctgtagtcccagctgcataggaggctgaggtgggagaattgcttgagccctggaggttgaggctgcagtgagctgtgtttgtgccactgcactccagcctgggtgacagagcaagactgtctcgaaaaacaaaaaagttgaacAATGGGCCTTATTTACAAATTCTATTATTTGAAACTTATTTTTCAGAAACAGCTGCATGAGTTTGCCATCACAGAGCCATTAGTCACTTTCCAAGGAGAGactgaaaacagagagaaagttGCCTCCCCAAAAAGTCCCACTGCTGCCCTCAATGAAAGCCTGGTGGAATGTCCCAAGTGCAGTGTACAGTATCCAGCCACCGAACATCGTGATCTGCTTGTTCATGTCGAATACTGTTCAAAGTAGCAGAATAAGTATTTGTTTTTGTATCAAAAGAATCAATACTGTATTTTCCCTTAGTTTGTGGGCATTTTGAATTACATATTTCACATTTTGCATATAACTGCCTATCTACCTTTGACAATGGCATGTGAGTGAATCATGGTATCTTTTAGGCTGCTGTGCATTTTTCTTGGCAGTGATAACTCCCTGACATGATTCATCATCAGGCTGCAATGACAGAATGTGGGGAACAGTGTCTACTGAGACTACTAACATTTTGCACTGTTTACGCGGTGAGGAAAAGATAGTTCAGGTTATTTTTAATGGGTTAATGCACCAGCAAGCAAATATTCTATGTCTTGggggtttaaaaaaatcaaagataattaACCAAGGATCTTGTTTAACTGTGTTAGCATTTTTTTATCCAAGCACTTAGAAAACCTACAATCCCAATTTTGATGTCCATCATTAAAGGACTATAATTAAAGatactatttccttttttttttttcttattgtagaGCGGTTATTAGAAAAGTTGGGAATTTTCTTGATCTTTATTGCTGCTTATCACTGAAACTAAACCCAGCCATGTTCCCCAGCTGTGTTCTCTGCACAAAACAGGATCTGTTTGAGGCATAGTATTTTCTCTTATATTATCTGGCTCTAACTGTAACTTGAATTACATTAGCACATGCTGGTTAgctaaaattgttaaaataaattttaataaacccATCTAGCCCTCTCATTTGatttacagtattttatttattttcagcattcttaaagctTGGCAATGTAATTATCAGATCTTTGTttatctgaatagatatttcataCATGCTTTGTGTaaaccaaaaattttttaatctcttcAGGTTTCCTAACATGCTTACCACTGGGCTActgtaaatgagaaaatgaataaaattatttaatgttttaatatgtctagtgtatttatgtatatatagatatgccTATAGATATAGATAGTTATGTATATATAGACTATCGGGTTACATAGTAACACACAGTGTAAGATGACAAGACAGTTAGGGATATGTTAGAACCAAAAACTATGTGAAGGAGTTAGAAGGAGCAGATGCTTTCAGGCATCTTTCTTGAATAGATAACAACTCTTTATCAATAAATATGAATTTGAGTTGTTACAGAGGCAAAACAATAAGCATGCCAAgttatatagtttttttaaacCATAGAAATTATACAGATCTgtttatggaaataaaattttaccatTACTATTAATCCTGTGCTCACAAGATTTTCAACTACAGTTGAACAAAAGATAGGGAAATATTTGGCCACATAGTTCTTATTCTGATCCACAATGTTATGGCAAAGACCATAATATGAAATCATAAATACATGCCATAAGGAAGTTGCTCCCCTTAGGACTTTAAAGCAAGTCTGTTTTACCTTTAGTTTATAGATGTGGAAAATGTCTTGGTCATCGGTTAGTAGTGGAGTCAAGTAGAACCCAGGCTTTGGTCCATGCCTGTATGGAACAAGAGATAGAGTCTCATGGGATAACAGGCTAGGACACAAACCGTAATAGAAACGTCAGCCTCACAACCTCTGAGGTTTGGTTCCCAGCGAAACGGTGATCTGGAGTTTGTTTCAAGACGCCGTTTTACTTTCTGTGTTCACTAGAGGGCTGTAGTTAACTTTCCCTGCCCACTTCAGCCACCATCTGGGCAGCAATATCAAAAATATACTTTGGAAGCATTGGGCAGGTCTCTTGTGGAGCTCTCCTTCTGTAGAGGAGAATTTAGATATTTCCAATTAGCAGATGATTTGAGAGCAGGAAGGATTCTACTTTCCTGGATCATGTTACTGAAGCAAAGATAATAAAGGCATCTCTAAGACCTGAAGATCTTCAAGGTTCTCACAATTAAGattggtttttttcccccttcactgTCCACCTTTTTTCTTGGCAGATAATCACCTACTCTTAGGGCATGTTTTGTTGTGGGGGACTATAAACTGTACCAGAAACCATGCTAGATACTTAATCTACTTAAACATTAACTCTTCCTTGCAGCTCTGTACATCAGCaccatttttcagataagaaaacaaagGCTTGCAGAGATTAAAtattttgcccaaggtcaccactAATAAGTAGTAAAGAAAGGATATAAGCTCAGTTTGTCCCAGAGTTCATCTTCCTCCATTGTGCAGTTACATTTCCAACCAACACATGCTGGGGCTGCCATGCCAGGATTATTCCACTctgttgctttttattaaaaaattattttacatatagtAAAATGTTCAGATCAATGAGTTTtggcaaatatatatgtatatatccttgTAATCATCACCCAAATAAAGTTATAGACTATTTCTACCACCATTTCTGAAAGTTTCTTTAATTACTTCTAGTCCAGAATCCCCTCCTCCCAGAGGcagtctaatttatttttatttttatttatttatttatttttagagacaggctcccctcggtcacccaggctacagtacgatagctcactgcagtcttaaactactgggctcaagtgatcctcatgcctcagcctcccaagtacctgggactgcaggcacatgccactgcaccttgctaatatttttaattttctgtagagacatagtctcattgtgttgcccagtctggtctcaaacgccCGGGCAAAttcaattctcctgctttggcctcccaaattgttgggattacagctgagaGTCACGGCACCTGGCCCTACTCATCTTAACACATACTAAATTAAGTAATAACTACACTAATTAACTAAATCATTAAATACcacaataaattaacaaaattaaagcCATGCCCAGTGCCTGCCTGCCTTTGGTTGCTCTCCATTGCCATCAAcagttgttttttatattttgtccagAGTTGATAGTTGTTATTGAACAGTGGGTTAGTCTGATAAAAGCTACCCTGTAATT
It contains:
- the CEP55 gene encoding centrosomal protein of 55 kDa isoform X1; the encoded protein is MSSRSTKYLIKSKWGSKPSNSKSETALGKFKGEIADLKTSVDEITSGKGKLTEKERHRLLEKIQVLEAEKEKNAYQLTEKDKEIQLLRSQLKARYSTTALLEQLEEKRKEGERREQLLKALSEEKDVLKQQLSAAVSRIAELESKTSTLHLSQTVPANGFNSSICNIHEMEIQLKDALEKNQQWLVYDQQREVYVRGLSAKILELEKKAETAAHSLPQPTKKPESEDYLQGEKQKRYNDLLASAKKDLEVERQTVTQLNFELSEFRRKYKETQKEVQDLNQLLYSQRKADVQHLEDDRHKTEKIQRLKEESEIARRKLEEEKKRSEELLSQVQFLYTSLLKQQEEQARVALLEQQMQACTLDFENEKLDRQHMQHQLHIILKELRKAKNQITQLESLKQLHEFAITEPLVTFQGETENREKVASPKSPTAALNESLVECPKCSVQYPATEHRDLLVHVEYCSK
- the CEP55 gene encoding centrosomal protein of 55 kDa isoform X2, giving the protein MEIQLKDALEKNQQWLVYDQQREVYVRGLSAKILELEKKAETAAHSLPQPTKKPESEDYLQGEKQKRYNDLLASAKKDLEVERQTVTQLNFELSEFRRKYKETQKEVQDLNQLLYSQRKADVQHLEDDRHKTEKIQRLKEESEIARRKLEEEKKRSEELLSQVQFLYTSLLKQQEEQARVALLEQQMQACTLDFENEKLDRQHMQHQLHIILKELRKAKNQITQLESLKQLHEFAITEPLVTFQGETENREKVASPKSPTAALNESLVECPKCSVQYPATEHRDLLVHVEYCSK